The following coding sequences lie in one Spinacia oleracea cultivar Varoflay chromosome 1, BTI_SOV_V1, whole genome shotgun sequence genomic window:
- the LOC110786681 gene encoding UDP-glucuronic acid decarboxylase 1, whose product MKQLHKQSSGNSIRRDEEMPMSQNSPYSPKSQKYHRSFPRSINYLLREQRLLFILVGILIGSTFFILQPTLSRIGPQDSNFPKSGVSGRLGTNGMGNWVGGKVGRVPAGIGKRRMRIVVTGGAGFVGSHLVDKLIARGDDVIVIDNFFTGRKENVAHHFGNPRFELIRHDVVEPILLEVDQIYHLACPASPVHYKYNPVKTIKTNVMGTLNMLGLAKRIGARFLLTSTSEVYGDPLEHPQKETYWGHVNPIGVRSCYDEGKRTAETLTMDYHRGADVEVRIARIFNTYGPRMCLDDGRVVSNFVAQAIRKEPMTVYGDGKQTRSFQYVSDLVDGLMALMEGEHIGPFNLGNPGEFTMLELAEVVKETIDPSASIMFKENTADDPHKRKPDISKAKELLNWQPKVSLRDGLPLMVSDFRNRILNQDEGKAH is encoded by the exons atgaaacaaCTTCACAAACAAAGTAGTGGGAATAGTATTAGAAGAGATGAAGAAATGCCCATGTCACAGAATTCACCCTATTCGCCCAAATCACAGAAATACCACAGATCTTTCCCAAGATCCATAAATTATCTGCTGAGGGAGCAAAGATTGTTGTTTATCTTGGTGGGTATTTTAATTGGTTCAACTTTCTTCATCTTACAACCCACTTTATCCCGCATTGGTCCACAAGATTCGAATTTTCCGAAATCAGGGGTTTCGGGTAGGTTGGGGACAAATGGTATGGGTAATTGGGTTGGTGGGAAGGTGGGGAGAGTGCCGGCTGGGATCGGGAAACGGCGAATGCGGATTGTGGTAACGGGTGGGGCTGGATTTGTTGGGAGTCATCTGGTAGATAAGCTGATTGCAAGAGGGGATGATGTTATTGTCATTGATAATTTTTTCACTGGGAGGAAAGAGAATGTGGCTCATCATTTTGGGAATCCGAGGTTCGAATTGATCCGTCATGATGTTGTTGAACCTATATTACTTGAAGTTGATCAGATTTATCACTTAGCTTGCCCAGCTTCGCCGGTTCATTACAAGTACAATCCTGTCAAGACAATCA AGACCAATGTAATGGGTACTCTTAACATGTTGGGACTTGCTAAGAGGATTGGTGCAAGGTTTCTTCTTACTAGCACAAGTGAGGTGTACGGAGACCCGCTTGAACATCCACAGAAAGAAACATATTGGGGGCATGTAAACCCTATTG GTGTGAGGAGCTGTTACGATGAAGGTAAACGAACTGCCGAAACTTTAACAATGGATTATCACCGAGGTGCAGATGTTGAG GTGCGTATTGCACGTATTTTTAATACGTATGGACCTCGGATGTGTCTAGATGATGGACGTGTTGTTAGCAATTTCGTTGCTCAG GCTATTCGCAAGGAACCAATGACAGTTTATGGTGATGGAAAGCAAACTCGAAGCTTTCAATACGTCTCTGACCTG GTTGATGGACTAATGGCACTGATGGAAGGTGAGCATATTGGCCCATTCAATCTTGGAAATCCTGGAGAATTCACCATGTTGGAGCTTGCTGAG GTCGTGAAAGAAACGATTGATCCAAGTGCAAGTATAATGTTCAAAGAAAATACAGCTGACGATCCACACAAAAGAAAACCAGACATCAGCAAGGCAAAAGAGCTGTTGAATTGGCAGCCCAAAGTATCATTAAGAGATGGGCTGCCTCTTATGGTGTccgatttccggaatcggattCTGAATCAGGATGAAGGCAAAGCACACTAA
- the LOC110786682 gene encoding uncharacterized protein translates to MDRFRRRRAHSRVSSPSANVTTIVVDQGSQLVGKQNRLPNSGSHSRTYSSTATSELSFDLGGSSGELSTGITMKKLLADEMSKETESGRRSPSIIARLMGLDGLPTPHNTNKKQKKQSDSHQRGSGSAGFPKDGRLHDSRSHRKNVMGQQKFKDVYEVIDRSNMEIVDRSNMETRSNTSHAASNRNPTEDEIGFIRRKFMDVKRFSTDEKLQHSKEYYDALDVLDSNKDLLLKIFQEPNSLFSKHLHDLHDSPDSYNGCVLGMNSKNALKCNIDAIGCQATGEASQKIDIRHSHKRSTSCNCNIYNTHSTDLHKLSFSGGNEDSLSNPTKIVVLKPNLGKSLKSTKSAFSTSPCEPQSDFEMYNECSNLKHLGPEVRGKGNKQDDIDIYGRRSRESRELAREITRRMRNIGVDSFNVSSSAYNGYKGYSADESSHDTSENDSSDESETTFLSSRTSSNRTARNKASSLRYMESSVNMEAKKRLSERWKMTHRSQEQVESNKGSTLADMLAIPDVDIRPRRPDIVVPRDECLRTSGRNDRSVKLTAPLGISSRDGWKDGCVQNLSRSRSLPSSVNNLGSPKSNSRHEAITAERFLIRKESVDHARNKAIRRNSRRKGASFSEYRKPTDEKFESCDVRVEMVDDTHEVQSNRNVMKNTIDGKDSPDVKAVILELPSCRYDTSLALSAQVEQENNNVYDESATASEISPYNLPDDGCSTSDVPSVPQVGNSSYLQCAASHAESPASSKEPEQPSPISVLEAPFVEDVSSGSECFERVSAELHGLRKQLQLLKLESEVYDEGSVIVSSDEYGEDPTELHDGKHFPQVGEGECWESWYLVDVLTLSGLDKTDCELFLETCYSTDCPIDPWVFEDLEKRYGELESCSRSERILLFDHISTRTSEIYQQFEDLEPWSKTSRNNIGPRWLKDVLKTELHKMLEKHENKVAENAIDMVILSEMRWTQLGENISVVGRDIEALLINELIAETLIV, encoded by the exons ATGGACAGATTTCGGCGAAGAAGAGCGCATTCTAGGGTTTCGTCGCCTTCGGCTAATGTTACCACCATTGTTGTTGATCAAG GAAGCCAGCTAGTTGGAAAACAGAATAGGTTGCCAAATTCGGGTTCTCATTCGCGTACTTATAGTAGCACTGCAACTTCGGAG CTGTCATTTGATTTGGGAGGAAGCAGCGGAGAGCTGTCAACTGGTATCACAATGAAGAAGTTATTGGCAGATGAAATGTCTAAGGAAACCGAATCTGGAAGGCGGTCACCAAGCATTATTGCTAGGTTGATGGGTCTTGATGGGCTGCCTACTCCACACAATACTAACAAAAAGCAGAAGAAACAGTCTGATAGTCATCAACGGGGTTCTGGTTCAGCTGGGTTTCCTAAAGATGGCAGACTTCATGACAGCCGGTCACATAGGAAGAATGTTATGGGGCAACAGAAGTTTAAAGATGTGTATGAAGTTATAGACCGATCAAATATGGAAATTGTGGACAGATCAAATATGGAAACCAGAAGCAACACTTCCCATGCAGCTTCCAATCGAAATCCCACTGAGGATGAGATTGGCTTCATAAGGCGGAAGTTCATGGATGTCAAACGTTTCTCTACTGATGAAAAACTGCAGCATTCAAAGGAGTATTATGATGCACTTGATGTGCTTGATTCTAATAAAGATCTTTTGTTGAAAATTTTTCAGGAGCCCAATTCGTTGTTTTCAAAGCATCTTCATGATCTGCACGATTCTCCTGATTCTTATAACGGTTGTGTGCTGGGTATGAACTCAAAGAATGCTTTGAAGTGTAATATTGATGCCATAGGGTGTCAGGCAACTGGTGAAGCGTCTCAGAAGATTGATATTAGACATTCTCATAAACGTTCGACTAGCTGTAACTGTAACATATACAATACACATAGTACAGATTTGCATAAATTAAGTTTCTCAGGAGGTAATGAGGATTCTCTTTCAAATCCCACAAAGATTGTGGTTTTGAAGCCTAATCTTGGCAAATCTCTCAAAAGCACTAAATCTGCATTCTCCACCAGCCCTTGTGAGCCACAGTCCGATTTCGAGATGTATAATGAGTGCTCGAACCTAAAGCATCTTGGACCTGAGGTGAGGGGTAAGGGAAACAAACAAGATGATATTGATATTTATGGGAGAAGATCTCGGGAATCTAGAGAGCTAGCCAGGGAAATAACTCGCCGAATGAGAAATATAGGAGTAGATTCCTTTAATGTTTCATCATCTGCGTATAATGGATATAAAGGATATTCTGCTGATGAAAGTTCACATGATACATCAGAAAATGATTCATCTGATGAATCAGAGACGACCTTCTTAAGTTCCCGGACTTCCTCTAACAGGACTGCACGTAACAAAGCTTCATCATTACGTTACATGGAGTCATCTGTCAATATGGAGGCCAAGAAGAGACTTTCTGAGAGATGGAAAATGACTCACAGGTCTCAAGAGCAAGTGGAGTCTAATAAAGGCAGCACACTGGCTGATATGCTTGCTATCCCTGATGTGGACATAAGGCCACGGAGGCCTGACATTGTGGTTCCACGAGATGAGTGTTTACGCACATCTGGGAGGAATGATAGAAGTGTAAAACTTACTGCTCCTTTGGGTATTAGCAGTAGGGATGGTTGGAAAGATGGATGTGTTCAGAATCTATCTAGGTCGAGGTCTCTTCCATCTTCTGTTAATAACCTTGGAAGTCCTAAATCCAACTCAAGGCATGAAGCAATCACCGCAGAAAGATTTCTGATACGAAAAGAAAGTGTTGATCATGCTAGAAACAAGGCTATTAGGAGGAACTCAAGAAGAAAGGGTGCATCTTTTTCAGAATATAGGAAACCTACCGATGAGAAATTTGAGTCCTGTGATGTAAGGGTAGAAATGGTTGATGATACGCATGAAGTACAATCCAATCGGAACGTGATGAAGAATACCATTGACGGGAAAGATTCACCCGACGTAAAAGCCGTGATTCTAGAATTGCCATCTTGTAGATATGATACAAGTCTAGCCCTTAGTGCCCAAGTGGAACAGGAAAACAACAATGTTTATGATGAATCTGCTACTGCATCAGAGATTTCACCCTATAATTTACCAGACGATGGTTGCTCTACAAGTGATGTGCCATCTGTGCCACAG GTTGGAAATTCATCTTATTTGCAATGCGCTGCATCTCATGCAGAATCTCCTGCAAGCAGCAAGGAGCCCGAGCAACCTAGTCCTATTTCAGTTTTGGAAGCTCCTTTTGTTGAAGATGTTTCATCTGGTTCAGAGTGTTTTGAGAGAGTCAGTGCTGAACTTCATG GCTTGAGAAAACAACTTCAGCTTCTTAAGCTGGAATCTGAAGTTTATGACGAAGGCTCTGTCATAGTTTCAAGTGATGAATATGGGGAGGATCCAACCGAGTTGCATGATGGCAAACACTTTCCTCAAGTGGGAGAGGGAGAATGCTGGGAGTCTTGGTATTTGGTAGATGTGTTGACCCTCTCTGGCCTTGACAAAACCGATTGTGAGTTGTTTCTCGAAACATGCTACTCAACAGATTGTCCTATCGACCCTTGGGTGTTTGAAGATCTAGAGAAGAGGTACGGTGAACTAGAGTCATGTTCAAGATCAGAGCGAATACTGCTGTTTGACCATATAAGTACCCGAACTTCAGAAATCTATCAGCAATTTGAAGATTTGGAGCCATGGTCAAAGACGTCAAGAAATAATATTGGTCCGCGGTGGTTGAAAGATGTACTTAAAACAGAGCTTCATAAAATGCTCGAGAAGCACGAAAACAAGGTAGCAGAGAATGCCATTGACATGGTTATACTCAGTGAGATGAGGTGGACACAGCTTGGAGAGAACATCAGTGTTGTAGGAAGGGATATTGAAGCATTGTTGATAAATGAGCTAATAGCAGAAACCCTCATAGTGTAG